CTCACTTCAACCCATACAGCAACTTGTTTGCTCCCCAAGAACGAAAACATATAATGACATCAACAACCTGTTGGATAGCAATGGTGGTTTTCCTTGTGTATTTATCCTTTGTAATCGGTCCATCCATGACATTCAAGCTCTACGGTGTTCCCTACTTGGTATGCCACTTCTACCAAATtcacaatatatatatctatctCTGAGTAATGAATATATGATTGTTACCATTTCCATTAGATTTTCGTGGCATGGCTGGATGTGGTGACTTACCTTCACCACCACGGATACGAGCAGAAGCTTCCTTGGTATCGTGGCAAGGTAGTAATTACAACCCCCCTCCATTGCATTTGACACTATCAATGATTTTGTTTGTGTGACGACTATCAGGAATGGAGTTACCTGAGAGGAGGGCTTACAACAATAGACCGTGATTATGGTATATTCAATGGTATCCACCATGACATTGGCACCCATGTCATTCATCATCTCTTTCCTCAGATCCCCCATTATCACTTAGTCGAAGCTGTAAGTATTCTcaatttttgggttaattttagATTACTCCTCAAAATGTTTCCATCACCTAGCAGTAAGCTTGAAAACGGGGTGTGGTGCAGACAAAAGCAGCGAAACCGGTGATAGGAAAATACTACCGGGAGCCGAAGAAATCAGGGCCGATTCCGTTTCACTTAATAGAGAATCTAGTGTCGAGCATGAAACAAGATCATTACGTGAGCAACAGCGGAGAGATAGTATTTTATCAGACGGATCCCAACCTGTTTTCGCCTCCCAAATCCGCATGAGCCATTTTATTTAGAGATCATAGAGCTGAAACAAACAAGGGCCTTCATTCTTTTCGCTTTTAGAAGGGactttgcatttgttttttttttttttcttattgtgtcttcaaaataattaaggttGAAGTTCCTGTAGTCTCATCAAAAACATGATTATTGTTACCAAACATACACACGGTACTGTAGGAGAAtgaaatacaaattttattattatgtaataaaaatataaaaacttttggattctttcattcttttatttatattttccattGAACAAATATACTTTCATAGATTGATTATCAGCACATGATCTCACATGTTATGAACATCCTTTACATATATAGCAATCGACACTTACATGTGGATCTTACAGCCTTTCACAAAAGCAGCCAGGGCATGGGGCTAGAGTACTTATCCCTGTCTTCTGAGATTTCGAGAAAATCAACACTGcacctatttttaatttagtttaaattttataaaacatcaaTCCACcccccatatatatataactcataaaaaatcaaaattcataataataaatattttaaaaattcaataaatttcaaaaagaaaattataaaaatttttagaaagttTATCCATTATAgtagtaaattaaaattttaacagttcagCTAATTTTTCAGTCAAAAGTAaacaatttaactaaaatttgtgGTTGATGGTGAAAATGACCTAAAAAGAATAAgagctaaaataaaaaatgagtaaattaaaagctaaatttaatatgctttagaaaaatattatatttgattccGTGTTTGGTTTacatcaaattgaaaaatagagaCATCTGAAATAATATAGAGAATAAGTCTGTCAAGAAGACATAGTATAAGGACTGTTTATGGaatttagcttttattttatttattgtcaGTCAAAACAAGAAAATGAGAAGTTGGATTACCATAAACTTGATTTTGTCCTAATGTTTTAGTTATACGAATATTTAGAAGCAGCAAACTTGGAACATTATGGTTTTACTAAATTAAGAGAACCATTGAGATTAAGAAATCCAACACCAACTTAAAATAATCTCACTTCTGCTCAACAATCACATCCGAagatccatttccatttccatttccatttccatttctttttccaattaaatatgGAATGTTGGGATTGATTTGCAGGAAAAGATACAAAGGGGAGAAAAAGCTATCTGATCTTCCACTTTACCAATATAGAAAAAGCATCAAGAACATATAAGCAAGTTGCCacttaaaatatgtatatattcattGAATGATGCAGTTGTTCCTGGTACATTAAATATGTACAGCCTCACCATGTGAAAAATATATGCTCAAGAAAGTAGAAAAACCAATGCACCATGCTTCCATTTGCATATTGAAATAAATGCAACTCTGAAATTAGACTAATTGCAACTTGGCCTAACTACCCTCTTCTGCAAATCATTCATCACTTCTAATCGAAACCTTTTGTTTTCATCACTTTATATTAACcccaattaaaaaaatctagtaAGGTTTAACTTAGGATACAATGGTGGGGCTAGCTTTGCGTCTAGGCCATCATCTGCTCTTGCTCCATATACGATTGCTCCACCCAAGTAGGGAACATCGCTAAATCCCTGGTGTTAACTTGATATTGTTGTTGCTGCTCGTCCTCGAAACTTAGCTGCTCTGAAGAGGTGTCCTTCACTAAAGACTGGACCCAAGACACATTTGGCTCATTCGAAGTTGGTGACATTGACTGTGATGGATTTCCAAAATTGGTGTCACTACTTTGAAACGCCAAAGAAGGTTTCTTTAGTTTATTTAGCTCATCCCCCTGTACACCCCACTCTAATTTTCCATCAAGCAAActcgaatttgaaaatttactaGGCATTGCACTTGCGGAAGAAGATGGTGAAGAAAACCCTAAATGATGATTTACCGTAGTATGCTCCATAAAGCCCTGGCTCCAATTTGCAAAGGCAATTGGCCTTGGACTCAAAACTGTAGTTGCAGTTGGCCTAGATGGGTCAACCCTAAAGGATTGAGATGCACTCATAGGAGGGGATGCTAGGCTGGTTGGGTAGCTAGCATGGAGTTGCTCGTTGAAATTCTGAGGCATTTGAACTCCAGTGGGAGACTGCAGTTGATGAGGCGAAGCATCAAGTGAGATTCCTTGTAATTGTGACAAACTAGTAAGATCCAGAGGCTTCATCCTTCTAAACCTATTTAATTCGCTAGTTTGGTCTGTAGAAGCAGAAAAGGCTGAAGTAGTGGACAAGGGGTTGTTCCAGTTGGTTGGGGAAGAAAGACCAGGTATCTCATCCATTAGTTGTTGTTTTTGGCGGCGCAGATGACTTTCCCGCCCAAGTTGTTCTATGTTTAATTCCAAATTTCGAGCACATCGTGCAGCTTTTAGCTTACTACCATGAAGCTGCAAGGTTGGAATGATGTTAGACTGGTTTGGCCATGTCATTTCAGTCGTAGAAGAAGATGTTCCGGTAGGGGTCAAGGGCGGTGTTGATGTTGGAGGAATCATAACAGATGGAGAGCCAAGGGCATGTGTGCTTATTGAGCCCATGTCTAAAACAGAACCAGCTGCTGAATAAGATCGTGGGGAAGGCACTGCTGACCCTGTTGAAGCATACACAGGACGAAGCTCTTCAGGCTTGTGAGCAAAGAAACAAACCCTTCTATTGCAATTAGTCTCGTCTTTGCATAAACGAGTTCGATATTGGGCAGGATGAAGCCAACACTCGAAAATACCGTGTGCATACTCACAATTATCTCTCTGCTTGCAAGATCCCTTACGAAATTCAGGGCAAGGAACACAACTGTACTGATATTTTCTAGGATCACGTCTCCTTGCATTTTCCCCAGGATGAACGAAAGGGCACTCAGTCCAGTCATGAGAGTAAGCCCTAGAGCAAAGTGTTaccttaaaattatacattctAAACTCATCTGTCTCGTACATCCCATTCTTAATGTTTGGAAGAGTAACATCAATGAGATACTCTTTCTTCTCAACTCCATCTTTCAAAACCCGACGCGTTGAATTACAAGCTTCTATTTTAGCAGGCAAACCATATATTTCACTAACATTGCCACTTCCTTCCAACAAAGACTCCAATATCTTCTTCCTCGAgctaaaacttaaattataagCCGGAGCAATCAAATCACTAGGTCGATTTCCATTCGCATCGAGAGCATTGGTATCAGCTGACGCATTGAGCAAGGTTCTTACAACCTCAGTTGAATTGTAGGATCCACCAACAACAGCACAGTGGAGAGAAGTGGCACCATCGGAACCACTAGCCCTATTAACATCAACACTACCACTTCCAATAATATAATTGACCACATCTTTGCTCCCAAACAAGGAAGCAATCAAAATGGGTGTTCTTTCTTCAAACCCCATCTTCCTTGAACCCATTCTCCTTCCATACCAGAAGCTTCGCTCATCGATATCACGACCTTCTCTCTCGATAGCATTTCTGAAGCCAATTAGATCATTCGAAGCCGACAACTCCAATAAATAAGAAAACTTTTGAGGAACCCTATCTACTTTATGAGAGCTATTATTCATCATAAAGCGAGTTTGAAATGGTTCTTTATTTGAGCTACTGAACATGGAAATTTTGCTTAGGTCcaaaaggaataaaattaaaaacacaagaaaaagaaatattcacttgttgaagaaattCAGATGctgaaattgatataaaaaagGACAAATAGAGAGAAACTACTCTAAACCCCCTCCCCACAACTTCATGAAATTAACAGAAAAACACCATAAGTTATTCATAAAGCAttcaatttaactaataaaataccAATCCCTAGAAactataaccattaaatatgtAACAAATAAACACATCCAAATATTAAAAGCCAAGACATAAAGTTTTAACcatataagaaacaaaaaaacgattggaaaaatgaaaaaaaaaactataataaagCTCCAACCATAACGTAGTAGTAATATAGAAAAGTTAACTATCCCAAGGTGG
The window above is part of the Gossypium raimondii isolate GPD5lz chromosome 9, ASM2569854v1, whole genome shotgun sequence genome. Proteins encoded here:
- the LOC105799159 gene encoding zinc finger CCCH domain-containing protein 66, with amino-acid sequence MFSSSNKEPFQTRFMMNNSSHKVDRVPQKFSYLLELSASNDLIGFRNAIEREGRDIDERSFWYGRRMGSRKMGFEERTPILIASLFGSKDVVNYIIGSGSVDVNRASGSDGATSLHCAVVGGSYNSTEVVRTLLNASADTNALDANGNRPSDLIAPAYNLSFSSRKKILESLLEGSGNVSEIYGLPAKIEACNSTRRVLKDGVEKKEYLIDVTLPNIKNGMYETDEFRMYNFKVTLCSRAYSHDWTECPFVHPGENARRRDPRKYQYSCVPCPEFRKGSCKQRDNCEYAHGIFECWLHPAQYRTRLCKDETNCNRRVCFFAHKPEELRPVYASTGSAVPSPRSYSAAGSVLDMGSISTHALGSPSVMIPPTSTPPLTPTGTSSSTTEMTWPNQSNIIPTLQLHGSKLKAARCARNLELNIEQLGRESHLRRQKQQLMDEIPGLSSPTNWNNPLSTTSAFSASTDQTSELNRFRRMKPLDLTSLSQLQGISLDASPHQLQSPTGVQMPQNFNEQLHASYPTSLASPPMSASQSFRVDPSRPTATTVLSPRPIAFANWSQGFMEHTTVNHHLGFSSPSSSASAMPSKFSNSSLLDGKLEWGVQGDELNKLKKPSLAFQSSDTNFGNPSQSMSPTSNEPNVSWVQSLVKDTSSEQLSFEDEQQQQYQVNTRDLAMFPTWVEQSYMEQEQMMA